In Aphelocoma coerulescens isolate FSJ_1873_10779 chromosome 23, UR_Acoe_1.0, whole genome shotgun sequence, a genomic segment contains:
- the HDAC1 gene encoding histone deacetylase 1, whose product MALTQGTKRKVCYYYDGDVGNYYYGQGHPMKPHRIRMTHNLLLNYGLYRKMEIYRPHKANAEEMTKYHSDDYIKFLRSIRPDNMSEYSKQMQRFNVGEDCPVFDGLFEFCQLSAGGSVASAVKLNKQQTDIAVNWAGGLHHAKKSEASGFCYVNDIVLAILELLKYHQRVLYIDIDIHHGDGVEEAFYTTDRVMTVSFHKYGEYFPGTGDLRDIGAGKGKYYAVNYPLRDGIDDESYEAIFKPVISKVMETFQPSAVVLQCGSDSLSGDRLGCFNLTIKGHAKCVEFVKSFNLPMLMLGGGGYTIRNVARCWTYETAVALDTEIPNELPYNDYFEYFGPDFKLHISPSNMTNQNTNEYLEKIKQRLFENLRMLPHAPGVQMQPIPEDAVQEESGDEEEDDPEKRISIRNSNKRISCDEEFSDSEDEGEGGRKNVANFKKAKRVKAEEEKEEEEKKEEKEEEKAKEEKAAAAAAAVAAAAEPKGVKEETKST is encoded by the exons ATGGCGCTGACGCAGGGGACGAAGCGCAAAGTCTGCTACTACTACGATG GTGATGTTGGGAATTATTATTATGGCCAAGGGCATCCCATGAAACCCCACAGGATCCGCATGACCCACAACCTCCTGCTCAACTATGGCCTCTACAGGAAGATGGAGATCTAT CGTCCCCACAAGGCGAATGCAGAGGAGATGACCAAGTACCACAGCGATGATTACATCAAATTCCTGAGGTCCATCCGCCCTGACAACATGTCTGAGTACAGCAAGCAGATGCAAAGAT TTAATGTTGGGGAGGACTGCCCTGTGTTTGATGGGCTCTTTGAGTTCtgtcagctctctgctggaggCTCTGTTG CCAGTGCTGTGAAGCTGAACAAGCAGCAGACAGACATCGCTGTGAACTGGGCAGGAGGCCTCCACCACGCCAAGAAATCAGAGGCTTCTGGCTTCTGCTACGTCAACGACATCGTcctggccatcctggagctcctCAA GTACCACCAGCGGGTGCTGTACATTGACATCGACATTCACCACGGGGACGGGGTGGAGGAGGCTTTTTACACCACAGACCGTGTCATGACCGTGTCCTTCCACAAGTATGGAGAATATTTCCCAGGAACTGGGGACCTGAGG GACATTGGGGCAGGCAAAGGGAAGTACTACGCTGTCAATTACCCGCTCCGCGACGGCATCGACGACGAGTCCTACGAAGCCATTTTCAAGCCT gtGATCTCCAAAGTGATGGAGACGTTCCAGCCCAGCGCCGTTGTCCTGCAGTGCGGCTCCGATTCCCTGtctggggacaggctgggctgCTTCAACCTCACCATCAAAG gCCATGCCAAGTGTGTGGAGTTTGTGAAGAGTTTTAACCTGCCCATGCTGATGctgggaggaggggggtacACGATCCGCAACGTGGCCCGCTGCTGGACCTATGAGACTGCTGTGGCTTTGGACACTGAGATTCCCAATG AACTTCCATACAACGACTACTTTGAGTACTTTGGGCCTGACTTCAAGCTCCACATCAGCCCCTCCAACATGACCAACCAGAACACCAACGAATACCTGGAGAAAATCAA GCAGCGGCTCTTCGAGAACCTGCGCATGCTCCCTCACGCTCCCGGGGTGCAGATGCAGCCAATTCCTGAGGATGCTGTCCAGGAAGAGAGcggggatgaggaggaggatgatccCGAGAAACGCATTTCCA TCCGAAATTCCAACAAGAGAATATCCTGTGATGAGGAATTCTCCGACTCCGAGGATGAGGGGGAAGGAGGGCGCAAAAACGTCGCCAACTTCAAGAAAGCCAAACGTGtgaaagcagaggaggagaaggaggaagaggagaagaaag aggagaaggaagaggaaaaagcaaaagaggaaaaagcagcagcagcagcagcagcagtggcagcagcagcagaacccaAAGG GGTGAAGGAAGAGACAAAATCCACCTGA
- the MARCKSL1 gene encoding MARCKS-related protein has product MGSQGSKAAGGDPDTAKANGQENGHVIYNGDMTPKVGVEVAPQNGNGSAEPPKEESEGEASGGDTIEPAPPAADGGDPKAEGAAAPKDAPKKKKKFSFKKSFKLSGISFRKNKKEAGDSSGSSPTEEQGKSEESPPGGLQPSAPPEEGPAEEQGEGGEGAEPKDGGEAAGSEEEEKQQQQQAGESHGDTAKPEEPSKAAGPEPTTSPAAAAAEQKEE; this is encoded by the exons ATGGGCAGCCAGGGCTCCAAGGCGGCGGGCGGCGACCCCGACACCGCCAAGGCCAACGGGCAG GAGAACGGCCATGTGATCTACAACGGGGACATGACGCCCAAGGTGGGGGTCGAGGTGGCCCCCCAGAACGGGAACGGCTCGGCGGAACCCCCCAAGGAGGAGAGCGAGGGCGAAGCGAGCGGCGGGGACACCATCgagcccgccccgcccgccgccgacGGCGGCGACCCCAAAGCCGAAGGGGCCGCGGCCCCCAAGGACGCCcccaagaagaagaagaagttctCCTTCAAGAAATCCTTCAAGCTGAGCGGGATCTCCTTTCGCAAGAACAAGAAGGAAGCCGGGGACTCCTCTGGCTCCTCGCCCACGGAGGAGCAGGGCAAGAGCGAGGAGAGCCCGCCGGGGGGGCTGCAGCCCTCGGCTCCCCCCGAGGAGGGGCCGGCggaggagcagggggagggcGGCGAGGGGGCTGAGCCCAAGGATGGGGGAGAAGCCGCGGggagcgaggaggaggagaagcagcagcagcagcaggcaggggagAGCCACGGAGACACAGCCAAACCCGAGGAGCCCTCGAAAGCCGCGGGGCCGGAGCCCACAACgagcccggcggcggcggcggcggagcagAAGGAAGAGTAG